Sequence from the Cellulomonas fimi ATCC 484 genome:
GCCAGTTCGGCGCCACGACCGTCGCGCACGGCTGCACCGGCAAGGGCAACGACCAGGTGCGCTTCGAGGTCGGCATCACGTCCCTCGCGCCGGACCTCACGTGCCTCGCGCCCGTCCGCGACCTCGCGCTGACCCGCGACAAGGCGATCGAGTTCGCGGAGAAGCACCAGCTGCCCATCGCGACGACCAAGCACAACCCGTTCTCGATCGACCAGAACGTGTGGGGCCGTGCCGTCGAGACGGGCTTCCTGGAGGACATCTGGAACGGCCCGACCAAGGACGTCTACACCTACACCGACGACCCGACGTTCCCCCCGGTCGCCGACGAGGTCGTCATCACGTTCGAGGCGGGCGTGCCCGTCGCGCTCGACGGCGTCCCGGTCACCCCGCTGCAGGCGATCCAGGAGATGAACCGCCGCGCGGGCGCCCAGGGCGTCGGCCGGATCGACATCGTCGAGGACCGCCTCGTCGGCATCAAGTCCCGCGAGGTCTACGAGGCACCGGGCGCGATCGCCCTGATCGCCGCGCACCAGGAGCTCGAGAACGTCACCGTCGAGCGTGAGCAGGCCCGCTTCAAGCGAGGGGTCGAGCAGCGCTGGACGGAGCTCGTCTACGACGGCCAGTGGTTCTCGCCGCTCAAGAAGTCGCTCGACGTCTTCATCGACGACACCCAGAAGTACGTCTCCGGCGACATCCGGCTCGTGCTGCACGGTGGCCGCGCGACGGTCTCGGGCCGCCGCTCCGACGCGTCGCTGTACGACTTCAACCTCGCGACCTACGACACGGGCGACACGTTCGACCAGTCCGCCGCGCGCGGCTTCATCGAGATCTACGGCCTGTCGTCCAAGCTCGCGGCGGCGCGCGACGTGCGGTTCGGCAACGCCGAGGACCTCGGCTCGCAGGGCGGGATCTCGGGTGTCTGACGAGCAGACCCCGCTCGCCCTGTGGGGCGGCCGGTTCGCGTCCGGACCGGCCGCCGCGCTGGCCGACCTGTCACGCTCGACGCACTTCGACTGGCGGCTCGCGCACCACGACATCTCGGGGTCCGTCGCGCACGCCCGCGTCCTGCACCGTGCGGGCCTCCTGACCGGTGACGAGCTCACGGGCATGGTCGACGCGCTCGAGCGGCTGCGCGCCGACGTGGCGTCGGGCGCATTCGGGCCGGCGCCGGACGACGAGGACGTGCACACCGCCCTCGAGCGCGGCCTGATCGAGCGGGCCGGCGCCGACCTCGGCGGCAAGCTCCGCGCGGGCCGGTCCCGCAACGACCAGATCGCGACGCTCGTGCGCATGTACCTGCGCGAGCAGGCCCGCGTGCTCGCCGGGCTCGTGCTCGACGTCGTCGACGCGCTCGTCGCGCAGGCCCGCGCAGCGGGGGAGTCGCCCATGCCGGGGCGGACCCACCTGCAGCACGCGCAGCCGGTGCTGCTCGCGCACCACCTGCTCGCGCACGCGTGGCCGCTGCTGCGGGACGTCGAGCGCTTCACCGACTGGGACCGCCGGGCCGCGCTGTCGCCGTACGGCTCGGGCGCGCTCGCCGGCTCCTCGCTCGGGCTCGACCCGGGCGCCGTCGCGGCGGACCTCGGCTTCGACGGCCCGGTGGAGAACTCGATCGACGGCACCGCGTCGCGCGACGTCGTCGCGGAGTTCGCCTTCGTGGCCGCGATGACCGCGGTCGACGTGTCGCGGCTCGCCGAGGAGGTCATCCTCTGGGCGACCAAGGAGTTCGGCTTCGTGCGCCTGCACGACGCGTACTCCACGGGGTCGAGCATCATGCCGCAGAAGAAGAACCCGGACGTCGCCGAGCTCGCGCGCGGCAAGGCGGGCCGGCTCGTCGGCGACCTCACGGGCCTGCTCACGACGCTCAAGGGCCTGCCCCTCGCGTACAACCGCGACCTGCAGGAGGACAAGGAGCCGGTCTTCGACCAGGTCGACCAGCTCACGGTCCTGCTGCCCGCGTTCGCCGGGATGGTCGCGACGCTCACGTTCGACACCGACCGCATGGCGTCGCTCGCCCCGCAGGGCTTCTCGCTCGCGACCGACATCGCCGAGTGGCTCGTGCGCGAGGGGGTGCCGTTCCGGGTCGCGCACGAGGTCGCCGGCGCGTGCGTCCGGGCGTGCGAGGAGCACCAGCCGCCGATCGAGCTGTGGGACCTGTCCGACGCCGAGCTGGCCGAGATCTCGCCGCACCTGACGCCCGCGGTTCGCGCGGTCCTCACCGTGCCGGGATCGCTCGCGTCCCGGGACGCGCACGGCGGCACGGCGCCCGCTCGGGTCGCGGAGCAGCTCGAGCGGGCCGCGGCACGCTCGCTCGAGCTGCGCTCCTGGGCGTCCTGACCGGATGACGACGCCCGACGGCGTCTCGGCCGCGGCGGACGAGGAACGCCTCGCCGCCGCGGCCGGTGCCGCGCGCACGGTCGTCACACGTGCGCTGGCCGCGGCGCCGCGGCTCGGTCCCGTCCGGGTCGTCTGCGTCGACGGCCCCGCCGGGTCGGGCAAGACGACGGCGGCGGGCGCCCTCGCCGCGGCGGCGGCGGACCGGGGCGTCGAGACCCGGGTCCTGCACCTGGACGACCTGTACGAGGGCTGGTCCGGGCTCGAGGGGTCGCTGTGGCCGCGCCTCGCCGCGCAGGTCCTCGAGCCCCTGCGCCGCGGACGGCCGGGCCGGTTCCAGCGGTACGACTGGCCGACGTCACGGTTCGCCGACTGGGTCGACGTCCCCGTGCCCGCCCTGCTCGTGCTCGAGGGGTGCGGGTCGGCACGCCGGGACGCCGACCGCGTCGCGGTGCTGCGCGTCTGGGTCGAGGCTCCGGCCGACCTGCGCCTCGAGCGCGGCCTGGCGCGCGACGGCGAGGCCGCCCACGACCACTGGGTCGCGTGGATGCGCGACGAGGCGGCCCACTTCGCGCGCGAGCGGACCCGCGAGCGGGCCGACGTGCGCCTCGACGCGTTCGGCGTCCCGCAGGTCTGACGCACACCCGCCCACGCCCTCGCCCTCGTGTGTGCCCCTCACGGGGCGTGCGGCCCTCCCCGACGAGCGCCGGCCGGCGGTTCCCCGGGCGGTCTCGGCGTCCGTGCACCGGGCCGTCGCCCCGACCCCGCACCGCGTGCGGCAGGATGAGCGCGTGACCGGACCGAGCGAGGCGCCATCGACCCCCGACGCGGCGGACCCGCGCGCGGTCGTGAGCGTGCCGGCGCGCGTCTGGTACGCCCGGGAGGTC
This genomic interval carries:
- a CDS encoding argininosuccinate synthase translates to MTERVVLAYSGGLDTSVGIGWIAEATGAEVIAVAVDVGQGGEDLEVIRRRALDCGAVEAYVADARDEFAAEYCMPALKANGLYLDRYPLVSALSRPVIVKHLVRAARQFGATTVAHGCTGKGNDQVRFEVGITSLAPDLTCLAPVRDLALTRDKAIEFAEKHQLPIATTKHNPFSIDQNVWGRAVETGFLEDIWNGPTKDVYTYTDDPTFPPVADEVVITFEAGVPVALDGVPVTPLQAIQEMNRRAGAQGVGRIDIVEDRLVGIKSREVYEAPGAIALIAAHQELENVTVEREQARFKRGVEQRWTELVYDGQWFSPLKKSLDVFIDDTQKYVSGDIRLVLHGGRATVSGRRSDASLYDFNLATYDTGDTFDQSAARGFIEIYGLSSKLAAARDVRFGNAEDLGSQGGISGV
- a CDS encoding uridine kinase family protein translates to MTTPDGVSAAADEERLAAAAGAARTVVTRALAAAPRLGPVRVVCVDGPAGSGKTTAAGALAAAAADRGVETRVLHLDDLYEGWSGLEGSLWPRLAAQVLEPLRRGRPGRFQRYDWPTSRFADWVDVPVPALLVLEGCGSARRDADRVAVLRVWVEAPADLRLERGLARDGEAAHDHWVAWMRDEAAHFARERTRERADVRLDAFGVPQV
- the argH gene encoding argininosuccinate lyase; this encodes MSDEQTPLALWGGRFASGPAAALADLSRSTHFDWRLAHHDISGSVAHARVLHRAGLLTGDELTGMVDALERLRADVASGAFGPAPDDEDVHTALERGLIERAGADLGGKLRAGRSRNDQIATLVRMYLREQARVLAGLVLDVVDALVAQARAAGESPMPGRTHLQHAQPVLLAHHLLAHAWPLLRDVERFTDWDRRAALSPYGSGALAGSSLGLDPGAVAADLGFDGPVENSIDGTASRDVVAEFAFVAAMTAVDVSRLAEEVILWATKEFGFVRLHDAYSTGSSIMPQKKNPDVAELARGKAGRLVGDLTGLLTTLKGLPLAYNRDLQEDKEPVFDQVDQLTVLLPAFAGMVATLTFDTDRMASLAPQGFSLATDIAEWLVREGVPFRVAHEVAGACVRACEEHQPPIELWDLSDAELAEISPHLTPAVRAVLTVPGSLASRDAHGGTAPARVAEQLERAAARSLELRSWAS